In Schistocerca americana isolate TAMUIC-IGC-003095 chromosome 7, iqSchAmer2.1, whole genome shotgun sequence, a single genomic region encodes these proteins:
- the LOC124622870 gene encoding forkhead box protein C1 translates to MCSNERPSVAAAGPPAPGPAMLPHPLALLKSLHESDQYRLQLYQYARAFPPHYPALCYPAAAAAYAPRVAAFSLLHGQHPRVLQPEEPKPQHSYIGLIAMAILSSPETKLVLSDIYQYILDHYPYFRTRGPGWRNSIRHNLSLNDCFVKAGRSANGKGHYWAIHPANVEDFKKGDFRRRKAQRKVRRHMGLAVDDDGTESPSPPPPPPPPPPPPPAPCSRKRQFDVASLLAPDDPPRGSEDDDIDVVSGDCGWASSPPPPGAAAPAPGAAAFPGLEQALVSRYYESLQLHQRRLHHLAATGAVTITEISDA, encoded by the exons ATGTGCAGCAACGAGCGGCCGAGCGTGGCCGCGGCGGGCCCGCCGGCACCCGGCCCCGCAATGCTGCCGCACCCGCTGGCGTTACTCAAGTCGCTGCACGAGTCGGACCAGTACCGGCTGCAACTGTACCAGTACGCGCGCGCCTTCCCGCCGCACTACCCGGCGCTGTGCtatccggccgccgccgccgcctacgCGCCACGCGTCGCCGCCTTCTCGCTGCTGCACGGCCAGCACCCACGCGTGCTGCAGCCCGAGGAGCCCAAGCCGCAGCACAGCTACATCGGACTCATCGCCATGGCCATCCTCAGCTCGCCCGAGACCAAGCTGGTGCTGTCCGACATCTACCAGTACATCCTGGACCACTACCCGTACTTCAGGACGCGAGGGCCCGGCTGGCGCAACTCGATACGCCACAACCTGTCGCTCAACGACTGCTTCGTCAAGGCGGGCCGCAGCGCCAACGGCAAGGGCCACTACTGGGCGATACACCCGGCCAACGTGGAGGACTTCAAGAAGGGCGACTTCCGGAGGCGGAAAGCGCAGCGCAAGGTGCGCCGGCACATGGGGCTCGCGGTGGACGACGACGGGACCGAGTCGCCgagcccgccgccgcccccgccgccgcccccgccgcccccgccggcg CCGTGCAGCCGCAAGCGGCAGTTCGACGTGGCGTCGCTGCTCGCTCCCGACGACCCTCCGCGG GGCAGCGAAGACGACGACATCGACGTGGTGAGCGGCGACTGCGGCTGGGCGTCGTCCCCCCCGCCCCCGGGGGCGGCGGCGCCCGCCCCCGGCGCGGCGGCGTTCCCCGGGCTGGAGCAGGCGCTGGTGTCGCGCTACTACGAGTCGCTGCAGCTGCACCAGCGCCGCCTGCACCACCTCGCCGCCACCGGCGCCGTCACCATCACCGAGATCTCCGACGCCTGA